Below is a genomic region from Xiphophorus hellerii strain 12219 chromosome 17, Xiphophorus_hellerii-4.1, whole genome shotgun sequence.
GAAAAAAGtctatttgtgtatttattttttggttattgatttttctcattatttaaacttttccatCATATGCCACTCTTCAACCCACATAAGAGCTAGagtgacaaaaacattaaaagaaacaacagacCAGTTTTATCATCTATTATCATCAATTGACTTGTGCTATGCTAGCTACTGCCATGTAAAACATCCCATCATCAGGCACACATTCACctgtttccttctttttttgacTGGTGATAAATTTTTTACTTATcgttatttttatgtcttctgcCACTCTCTACTTGGAATAGGACTTTGGTTTCTTTCCTAAAATTGCTTTGCCAAGAAAGACAAAGCTGAAACTCCATCTGACTTGTGGTTGGTATGTGCAGGTTATCAACAGAGAACAGATGCCATATTATGAGATCACCTGTGGAGAGCATACAGAGCTTGTGGCACCAGAGGATGTTGCAAAGCTCATCTTCAAGAAGATGAAAGGTAGCGTAAATTAAACGCACCCTGTCTGTACCCAACAGCCAATCAACTGACTCCTTTGCTTTTCCCCAGAAACGGCTCAGTCAGCTCTGGGCTCTGATGTCACCGACACCGTTATTACTGTTCCCTTTGAGTTTGCACATGCTCAGAAGCGTAGTTTGAGgtaagaattttgttttttttcttcattaatttccatttcattACTGTTTTTCACCAAGCTTTATGGCTTCGGGGGACAAATTCATGGTGTTCATCTTTCTTTAATTGACAGCAGTAGATTTAACTGCTGTAGTTAAATCTACAGCAGTTAAATGTGGGACTGTTTGCCTACTGGCAAAACAGTCTGGAAGTTTTCTGGAATATGcttcaaaatgttgttttgcagAGAGGCAGCTGAAGCTGCAGGCTTCCATGTTTTGAGGATGATCCATGAACccgctgctgctctgctggcCTATAACGTGGGACAGGACTACTCCTCTGGGAACAGGTACAGGGTGGAAACGTCTGCAGAACGCCTGGAAAACAGAGGAAAATTCAAAAGGCTGATTAGACATCTGTTTTAACAAGCAATTAAGCAGGGGTActtaataaagtggccagtgaggGTCCCTCCACAGTCGTTCTTAAAAGCTAAATTGCTTCGGGCGTCACTGGCTGCTGCTCAGCCTCTTCATTTATCTGAGCTGTGCTGAAATGACTTGAGTTCTGATGAGGTTAAGCTAACTGAGTCTGATCTGAATTCTAAATGGATCGTCTTCCTCATGGGTAGagtgtgtgttgatgtttggCCTTGTGGTTTTGTCCCAGTCACGTCCTGGTGTATAAACTTGGAGGGACGTCCCTGAGTGTGACGGTGCTGCAGGTGAACGGAGGGATGCTGCGGGTGGTCACCACCCGGACGGACCACAGCATCGGGGGGGAGAGCTTCACCCAGGCCCTGGCCCAGCACCTGGCCTCAGAGTTCAAACGGTAGCTGCCGTCACAAACAACAACACCAGTCAGGTCCATTAAACACAGAGAAGAACGTTCAGttaatggcttttattttgaagttcctTTGATCAGAATGATGCAtatcaagtgtttatttctgctcATGTTGAAATAAACACTTACTgaaatgaaaactcaaaatattatATCAGGCCAGCAATATAGGATAGTGAATCTTTATAGTGTTAGTTTCACTTTTAGAATCTTATGACCAAAATAATTATCTTTTTGATAATTTGTAAAATGTGGGTCTGTATCTTTGCTAAGGTTGAAGGTTAAATCTTGATGGGTTAATAAGCtaataacagaaatatttcaaatcaatAAGAACTTGCATCTCAACATCACCACCAGGTCCTTAGGACTGGAGATGTTCCCATAATTCCAGAGGGCATCTGTATAATGTAGGAGAGTTGCTTTAGATACCAGGAACCTCTTTTCTCTGGACAGTTTTTCTCATCCGTCATGGCAGCCAGATGTCGCTAGCCTGtgccttcctgtgcaattccataaaaaaaattctggtttACAGAACAGTTTGGGCTTTCTCCTACTCACTTGGATTCCCTATGGTAGAATTTCTAAACAGTAAACAGAAGGAGTgaatgatgttgattttctgctctgttttagaattgtagtctgcctgtagttttagtgACGGCAATGAAGGAAGCTGTTCAGTCTGTTGGTTACActttcaaatattaaattaatattaacagTTGCCTCATTTTAATGGACCCTTCTCTCACAGCGCAGACCATTTCTGGTAAACTGGTGCACTACATACATCACAGGCAAACGTTGGCGACTaggtaaaatgtaaaactttaataGAGTCCAGGCCTCCAGGATGGAATGATTTCTCAGTAGTTGAGGGTCCAGTAGCACAGCGTTGAACCAAGCTGGTTTTCACTGGGCTAAGCCGTCTGTGTTGTTGTGCAGAACCTTTAAACACGATGTGAGCAGTAACCCGCGGGCACTGCTGAAGCTCATGAACAGTGCAGACATGGCCAAGCACTCTCTGTCCTCCTTGGGATCAGCCAACTGCTTCGTTGATTCTCTGCATGATGGCGTAGACTTTGAGTGCACCGTTTCTAGGTGAGCTGTCAGCGAGGGCGTCGTGGGAAAgtttatatttgtttcatttcattatgCTTTGACCTTTTGGTTCGTTTCCCACAGAGCTCGATTTGAGCTGCTCTGCTCCACACTGTTCAACAAAAGCATCCAGCCAATCAGGTCGCTGCTGGACGAGGCGGGACTCTCTGCTGGAGACATCAACAAGGTGAGACAGGCTGACCCAGGCCCAGCTTCAtgcaaaacacatcaaaaaataacagcttcatgttgaaagaaaaaataaaatgttgtgatGTACTTCAAAGATTATATTAATTTTGATCAATTAGGGAAAAATGACCTTGTTTGGCTATCAGTTGCGCTTAAGACGTTTACTGCTAAACCTGACTAGTACCTAGCTAGGTGTTTGGTCTGTTCATGCTGCGAGGCATTCACAGTTTCACACAGTTCTTTGATTGTTTGCATAGTTGGATCCTAATAAGTGCTTCTAGCACCATTTCtctttccactcaactttccactcTGAAAAACCAGCTTGTTTACCAGCTGGTAAACAAGCTGGAATTTACAGCATCTGTAAATCTGAATTCTGGCAGTTGGGCGgccatttttgttttaggtGGTTCTCTGTGGCGGATCGTCCAGGATCCCTCGCCTCCAACAAATGATCCGTGAGATGTTCCCGGACGTGGAGCTGCTGAACTCGGCGCCTCCGGATGAGGTGATCGCTGTGGGAGCGGCCATGGAGGCGCGGCTTCTGGTTGGCCGGGACGGCCTGGCCCCGGAGGAGGAGTCTGTTGCCGTGGATGTTTCTTCTGCTGACATCCTCCTGAAGGTATCCTCAGCCGATTGAGTCGTCTGCACTGAGCAGTCTGCACAGCATGGATGGCTTTCCCTTTGGAATAtgacatttatatatattactATATATAAAGTGGataaaatattgtcatattGTGACAACattccaaaacagaaacagcaagTTAAGTAGTGACTCATTTTCCCTCTTAAAATAGTGGAGTCTATGGaattagttattttattgtttgagatggaaaataaagatataaagcAAAAGACATCCTCTTTCATTCACTTCTATAAAATGAGGATTAGGATGAAAGTGTTCTGCTATGTGCTGCAGGAAGTGGATGAATCGGGAGCTGAGATGTTTAGCATTCTCCTTCCTGTGGGAACTCCCCTTCCTGCGCGCAGACACCACACCTTCTCTGCCCAGGGCAGACTGTCCTCCCTCTGCCTGGAGGTTTATCAGAGGGTTGCCACGCAGCAGCCTCAAAAACTATCCAAGGTAATCAGAATTGTAACTTTGTATTCAGGTGAGTTTTAGtactttgtagtttgatattgtcgACTGAAAAAGTCTGTGACGCAGctgcacattttcacaaaaggtcaaaaatttgtgcaaattcacaaaaatattatGCACCATCTAACTACTTGCACATGTTTGTATTTAACATCCAGATTATTTTAAGAGACCTGCAGCCCAGTGAAGAGAACCACAGCATTGATGCTGTGATCACTATGAAAAGGTGTGTGTCCTCTGAAGCTCAGtgtgttcagttcagttcagagtTGTGGAGAATTCTTGTCTGTGTGTTCCAGGGACGGTTCTGTTCATGTGTCATGTGCAGCGCAGAGCAGTGGGAAATCTGAGGCCGTCACcatagcagcagcagcagcatcatgagTTCACTTCATCGCCTTCCTCTCTGTGTTGCAGCGCTCCTGTTTTCTACAACTTAATAAACTAATGAAACCATGTACAGCTGCTCTGTGCTTTCATACAGACATGGAATAATGCAGATTGCAAAAATGACCACAAGGTGTCGCACTTTGAAGGTTCTTCTGAGCAGGTTTGAGAGTTGGGCAGGGTGAGCAGGATATGATGCTGGAACACattcagataaaaatgaaagtaaagttCTGGTCAGGCTGTTTGTGGCCTTCATCAACTGTGATCACACTGAGATGGAAACAattgtttctgcattttatatgaaataattagTACTAAAAGTGGTTCTCTGGCTGGAAAAAAGTGATGAGAAGAAACACTGCAGCAGTGTGCAATCAAATGACATGCTCTCGTCAGAGTTACATAATTGTATCTCCTTGAAGAAACCATTCACATTTATCGTAAAATAAACTGATGCAGCTAtcacaaaacaatgtttctgtATGAGCTAATGCATTGGAAATGCCCCAtttaggtaaaaataaaaagagcttttttaaaaaaaaatgtatccagCATCTACACTAGATCCTGTATCTTATGTGTCACAtctaaagaaaagtttttaccCAACTTTCTCATATTTTGGGTTGCTGATGAGAGAAGGCCACTCCAGGCGTTCTTCTAGGTCAGATGATGATGTTAAACCAGATTTGTTCTTAAACTGGGTCCAGGTCAGATTCCAGTGGAATTACAGAcgcacctgtttttttttgtttgcttttgtttattttttgttaaagctATTACAGATCACAATATAGTGTTGGTATTAAATTATACTTTAAATCACTTTCTAGTCAATCGACccaattaaatcattttactcTGGAGACATGTTCACTCAGTCGCACACGTCTACACAGATACAGACaacttggggttaagtgccttgcacGGGGGCACGTCGACGTGCCACGAAGAAAAGCTGCAATTGAACCCACAACTTTTCAGGATGCGAGTCCTACCCTCTAAGCCCAAGTTTCCCCCAAACAAATCTGAGCTAGCTTGTAGTACTCCAGTGGACCCCGCCTATTTGTTCAGTATTTCTACACAATGCTGCTTGACTTGCTGTTGGCTGGTGAGGTTTAATCCTCAACATGGCCGTCATCTTCGAGTCCCGACCCGATGACCTTTGCCCTatgtcttctctctctttcagaACTTGCTTTCCTGTGTGaccactctcaaataaaggcctctaaagccaataaaacctaaaaaaaaaacacctgaaaattGAAAGATGAGttgttaaatttgtattttgacATGCGACATGTCTCCTAGACCTACATGTATTAAAAGACAATCGAAACtaaattagacattttattatataaaaccaAACGAGTGGAAATCCCCAAACGTTCCTGAGTTTGTGCCAAACCCAGGCCTGTAAAAGTGGTGCAGAAGCTCCGCCCAGTCAGATGGAGCAGTGAGAGGGTGTTCATCCAGATTAGACACCATCATGTTTGAGCCAATGACATCATCGCAGTGTTCTGAGTTTAgacagaaagtgaaactttGTGGCAGAGTTTGATCCTTCATTGTTTTTGCTATCTTTGTGAAATCTAAATCTGAGCAACACAAAGGTTTagcattcttttattttgtttttttaaaaaagggatcATTCTCTTTCTcaattccattttatttctttccttaagCTCTTCATACGTTAGCTTGTACCATACTggctctgtttttttatttatttttttagcaaatgaGGCGTTAAACAACAAAGGGGTATAATTCTAGTTGATCATGAGGCCCATAGTGTAAAGTTCTGTCCTACAGTACCAATGATGCTAAAAATCATAGCATAATCAGCGCTGCATGTCCTCCAGGTCAAAACAAGAGCAACTCACAGCTTGTCAGGGACACCAACAGGTTTCCATCAGTGGTTGGGTAGAGATAGCACCAGCTCTTCCACATGTGGATAAAATGATCTACTCACTGTTTCACGTGTGaactgtttttggttttagGAACTTAGTTTCTGTAGAAACGTTGGCTGCACTCCTGGATAATTTGGTTTGCTTATCACGTCCTGTATACAAACCgtttctgcttttcatttaaTAGCTGTGATTTAGTTTTTCTATTCTATGCTGACTGCTTTCTTTTGGAAGAGCCAGAGTGGAAGAACCTcagtgctggttctgctggacccCAGTGCAGCCTTTCACTCTGCTGACCATGACACTAAGTGAGCTGAAAGGACTCTGGTCAGGCACTCAGTTGGTTTGAATCTGAGGATAAAACAAAGTGTGAAGATTTGTAGCTACTGACAGCAGATAGTTCAGGCCTTCATTCTTCATCTCTTTTAAGTGGACTTTCTCTTCATGCCATCCTCGTCCCTTTGGCTTTGCTATAACACCACTGCCAGTCCTCTGACAGCTTACCAACTTATTGGCATATTTCTTCTGATTAACAGCCTTTTCATACATATGTGATGTTTTCATACTCCATGAAGACAATGTGGTCTACAGCTAATCAATTATTGTGCCTTTGTCTgttatgtattcatttattgcctttttattattattatgaatgaGGCTATTACTTTGCTGAGTATAATGTATACACAGAAGttgaatctttattttaaaactctttatCTTTGCTGGGGAGTTAATTGGAACTGGAAATACTGGGTTACTGGGAGGATGGGGTTTATGGAACCAGTTACCAGAGAAAAGGAAGTTTTGGTAATATCCAAAAAAGAACACATTAAGCCTACCGTTTccttttttgaaaacaaaggaaCTCAATTACAACTTTCACACTGTAAGAGAAAACCCCAAAaggtttagtttttatgttcattgtcTGGAGAATTCAGAACACGGAAACACCTAACCCGTTTACCAAAACTCGTCTCAGCCTACAGTTAACGCAAACGTGTTTGGTCATATTTTACCTGGTAACGTCAGGATATAAAATTCCTGATTGGTTAAGGTCACAGAGTGGGCGGGATTTGATGTGTATTCAACCCGAGGCTGAAGCACTTTCTGTTTATTGATCAGAGGACGGAGAAAGAGCCGGTTCTGTTCCAAACCTTCCGCCAcccgaagaagaagaaagtgaagtaaaaatgaagctgctgctgtgtcTCGCAGCTCTGGTTGCTGTTTTCTGCGCAGTGAGCTGCAAAACTTGTAAGTAGCAAAATCTTCTG
It encodes:
- the hspa14 gene encoding heat shock 70 kDa protein 14; this encodes MFSSMSAIGIHFGYTCACVAVFKDGRADVVANDAGDRVTPAVVGYRDTEQIVGIAAKQGQVRNAANTVVKVKQVLGRRFDDPVTQTNKAETKCKVINREQMPYYEITCGEHTELVAPEDVAKLIFKKMKETAQSALGSDVTDTVITVPFEFAHAQKRSLREAAEAAGFHVLRMIHEPAAALLAYNVGQDYSSGNSHVLVYKLGGTSLSVTVLQVNGGMLRVVTTRTDHSIGGESFTQALAQHLASEFKRTFKHDVSSNPRALLKLMNSADMAKHSLSSLGSANCFVDSLHDGVDFECTVSRARFELLCSTLFNKSIQPIRSLLDEAGLSAGDINKVVLCGGSSRIPRLQQMIREMFPDVELLNSAPPDEVIAVGAAMEARLLVGRDGLAPEEESVAVDVSSADILLKEVDESGAEMFSILLPVGTPLPARRHHTFSAQGRLSSLCLEVYQRVATQQPQKLSKIILRDLQPSEENHSIDAVITMKRDGSVHVSCAAQSSGKSEAVTIAAAAAS